TTGACCATTGAGCGGCAGAAAAGGTGAGCAGCGTTTCCATTGTGGCGTCAGAAATAGTCCTGCCCATTAAAATGGAATTTTTTCGCAGAATTGGGCTAATTTGACTTAATTGCCCTAGAGTGTCCCGCAGCGATCGCTCAATCTGGGCGGTGGTTTGGGGGTCTCTTTTCAGCCGGGGAAGCAGTCCAGCCCGAATTTTTTGGCGTTTGAGGGCGGTGGTTTCTTGGTCTTCAAAACGGGCATCTTCGGGGGCGATAATTGTGACTGGAGAAATAGTCCCGACGGCCAATTTCGGCTGATTATAGAAACGATAACCGACCACGCTAGTCAGACAACCAACGGTAAACAGGAAGATTAACGGTCGTCGAAGTTTACCTAGGGAGTAAGAGCGAGATTTTCGGGCAGAATCAGGAAAAACAGTGAAAGAATGCAGAAAATGATTCATAAATTCCAGCTAAATTCTATAAACTGCGCCACCATGCCCAGGGAAAAAATACCGGCAACTTGGTTTTGTGTCCCCTTTCTATTTTAAGGATTCCCTGTACAAAAAAATTTTTTCTCGATCGGGGTTGGGGGTTGGGGATTTCAGTTATCAGTTATCAGCTTCTGAAGGCAAGGGGCAACAGGCACTCGTGCAGAAGACAGAATCTGGCAATTCTCCTACCTAAAAAGAAGGTTAGAAACTAAGCACATCAAAGCTTTTAGCTTAACCAATTAGGTTTTAGATTCGGCCCTGTTATCAGTTATCAGATGTGAGTTGTCAGATGTGATAAGCTGCCCGCGCATTTAAATTGCTTGTTGAGACGAGGCAAGAGGCACTCTTGCAAGAGGCAACAGTAAAGGGATTGGGGGAGATTCGGCTAATCTTAAGAATAAGCGCTTTAAATGCGTCTTAGCTTACCATTTTTCACAAGTAATGGCAGAGATGGTTAATTGCCCTCACCCCTAACCCCCCCCTGCCCCCCACCCCCCCTGCCCCCCCGACATCGGGGGGGCAGGGGGGGCAGGGGGGGTAAGATACCTGCCAAGAATAAAGAAAAATGGTATCGAGTGATACTAAACGTCGGGACAGATAAACAGTTATAAGGTCGGTCAAGCGGTTATTTCAGGTCTATGGCTCCTTATTTCATGCCTAAACGTTTCGCACTACTGTTTACTGATTACTGTTCACTGATTCTGGGCCCGATCAAGAAATAATCTGTCCCCAAAATCCCGTAAAAATTCGGGTTCCGTCTTTGAGAATATGAATTTCCACTTGATCCGATGCCCAATTAATCTGATCTTCCCAAGCGGGATTGAGGATGTGAATCCGTTGATTGCTAGAAGAAACGGGAGAATCGGGGGAATGAATAGCCAGGGATTCCACATAGGCCCCATCCACCAAAATATCTAACTGGGCCAATAATTCTTGAGAGTGGGGCGGTGCTTGGGTTGAGCGCAATTGTTTGATCGTAAATCCCGTGAAGGACATCACATTTAAGCCTTTTTCCTTAACATATTTAGCTAATTCTGTCAAGGCTTTTGCTTGCCAAAAAGGTTCACCTCCGGAGAAAGTTAGGCCTCTATTGCGGGGATTAGCCAAAATTTTGGCAGCTAGAGACTCAACAGTAATTAATTGATTGATCTCGAAGGACCAG
This Microcystis wesenbergii NRERC-220 DNA region includes the following protein-coding sequences:
- a CDS encoding 4Fe-4S single cluster domain-containing protein; the encoded protein is MSLTIAAELGQIPAHHLNIMGYVDESAVNGPGCRAVVWVQGCSRQCRGCFNQASWSFEINQLITVESLAAKILANPRNRGLTFSGGEPFWQAKALTELAKYVKEKGLNVMSFTGFTIKQLRSTQAPPHSQELLAQLDILVDGAYVESLAIHSPDSPVSSSNQRIHILNPAWEDQINWASDQVEIHILKDGTRIFTGFWGQIIS